The Homo sapiens chromosome 3 genomic scaffold, GRCh38.p14 alternate locus group ALT_REF_LOCI_1 HSCHR3_1_CTG3 sequence GGCTGCCACACAGGCCTGGGCTTCCCAGGACTGCCTCCTTCTTGTTCGCTTATGTAGATGAAAAATGAGGTAACGGcactcccctgccccaccctcctcccAGAAGTGCCCAGGGTGTAAACGCAATAGCTTGTGTGAAGTCCACTGGAACCCAGGCTCACCAAGTCAGTCTTAACCAACACAGGCCCCAGCACCCGCAGAGCAGACACTGCGATGACAACGGACGACACAGAAGTGCCCGCTATGACTCTAGCACCGGGCCACGCCGCTCTGGAAACTCAAACGCTGAGCGCTGAGACCTCTTCTAGGGCCTCAACCCCAGCCGGCCCCATTCCAGAAGCAGAGACCAGGGGAGCCAAGAGAATTTCCCCTGCAAGAGAGACCAGGAGTTTCACAAAAACATCTCCCAACTTCATGGTGCTGATCGCCACCTCCGTGGAGACATCAGCCGCCAGTGGCAGCCCCGAGGGAGCTGGAATGACCACAGTTCAGACCATCACAGGCAGTGATCCCAGGGAAGCCATCTTTGACACCCTTTGCACCGATGACAGCTCTGAAGAGGCAAAGACACTCACAATGGACATATTGACATTGGCTCACACCTCCACAGAAGCTAAGGGCCTGTCCTCAGAGAGCAGCGCCTCTTCCGACAGCCCCCATCCAGTCATCACCCCGTCACGGGCCTCAGAGAGCAGCGCCTCTTCCGACGGCCCCCATCCAGTCATCACCCCGTCACGGGCCTCAGAGAGCAGCGCCTCTTCCGACGGCCCCCATCCAGTCATCACCCCGTCACGGGCCTCAGAGAGCAGCGCCTCTTCCGACGGCCCCCATCCAGTCATCACCCCGTCACGGGCCTCAGAGAGCAGCGCCTCTTCCGACGGCCCCCATCCAGTCATCACCCCGTCACGGGCCTCAGAGAGCAGCGCCTCTTCCGACGGCCCCCATCCAGTCATCACCCCGTCACGGGCCTCAGAGAGCAGCGCCTCTTCCGACGGCCCCCATCCAGTCATCACCCCGTCACGGGCCTCAGAGAGCAGCGCCTCTTCCGACGGCCCCCATCCAGTCATCACCCCGTCACGGGCCTCAGAGAGCAGCGCCTCTTCCGACGGCCCCCATCCAGTCATCACCCCGTCACGGGCCTCAGAGAGCAGCGCCTCTTCCGACGGCCTCCATCCAGTCATCACCCCGTCACGGGCCTCAGAGAGCAGCGCCTCTTCCGACGGCCCCCATCCAGTCATCACCCCGTCACGGGCCTCAGAGAGCAGCGCCTCTTCCGACGGCCCCCATCCAGTCATCACCCCCTCATGGTCCCCGGGATCTGACGTCACTCTCCTCGCTGAAGCCCTGGTGACTGTCACAAACATCGAGGTTATTAATTGCAgcatcacagaaatagaaacaacgACTTCCAGCATCCCTGGGGCCTCAGACACAGATCTCATCCCCACGGAAGGGGTGAAGGCCTCGTCCACCTCCGATCCACCAGCTCTGCCTGACTCCACTGAAGCAAAACCACACATCACTGAGGTCACAGCCTCTGCCGAGACCCTGTCCACAGCCGGCACCACAGAGTCAGCTGCACCTGATGCCACGGTTGGGACCCCACTCCCCACTAACAGCGCCACAGAAAGAGAAGTGACAGCACCCGGGGCCACGACCCTCAGTGGAGCTCTGGTCACAGTTAGCAGGAATCCCCTTGAAGAAACCTCAGCCCTCTCTGTTGAGACACCAAGTTACGTCAAAGTCTCAGGAGCAGCTCCGGTCTCCATAGAGGCTGGGTCAGCAGTGGGCAAAACAACTTCCTTTGCTGGGAGCTCTGCTTCCTCCTACAGCCCCTCGGAAGCCGCCCTCAAGAACTTCACCCCTTCAGAGACACCGACCATGGACATCGCAACCAAGGGGCCCTTCCCCACCAGCAGGGACCCTCTTCCTTCTGTCCCTCCGACTACAACCAACAGCAGCCGAGGGACGAACAGCACCTTAGCCAAGATCACAACCTCAGCGAAGACCACGATGAAGCCCCCAACAGCCACGCCCACGACTGCCCGGACGAGGCCGACCACAGACGTGAGTGCAGGTAAGTGGCTCCTGCTGGTGATCTTCGGGGATTTGGGATGCGGAGTTTCCAGGACGTCTCCGCACTTGAGgagtggagaggagggaaggatCTGGAGCCTACTCAGAGCCTGCTCCTGATGTTGCCTCTTCGTGATCTTCTAGTGGTTCTTGGCGAAATCAGGAAAAGGCAGATGGAGGGTTGTGTATGGAAAGGGGTGGGGATGGAAGTCCGGAGAAATGGTTTGCGGTCTCGGCTCTGCCTGTAACAACccgagtgaccttgggcaagtccctgtccctctctgggcctcagtttctccacctgtaTTTGGAGAGGGTTGGAATGGGCACTGAAGTCCTGTCCAGCTCTGACCTTCTGTGAAGTGCACTGTTGAGCAGCTCTGGAAGCTTCTATTCCAGCCATAGCCACACAGAGGAGCAGCAGGCAGGCATCAGGCCCAAGCTGCTGCTCTCTGACAGGCTGGGACCCCATGAAAGTGGGGCCTGCTGGATGCATTTCCTGGGATTTATGCCATAGATAGtgacttaaaataaattaatacaggcctggagcggtggcttatgcctgtaatcccagcactttgggaggcagaggccggcggatcacctgaggtcaggagttcgagaccaggctgaccaacatggtgaaaccccatctctactaaaaatatgaaaattagctgggcgcagtggtgggcgcctgtaatcccagctacttgggagactgaggcaggagaatcacttgaacccgggaggtggaggttacagtgagctgagacggagtgaaactccgtctcaaaaaaaaaaggtaagataaaataagcaaatacagCGAAGGCTTGGGAGTTTAAAGCTACATCTCTGAGGCAACAGGGACTTCTCAGGGGAGAAGTTCATTGTCAGAGGCTGCTTGGTCAGTCCAGCTTCTGGTCAgcctgtagcctccacctccactTCCTGTCACTCTGCCCTTGGGCCTCATCTCTGTGTATCCGCAGCTTGTTACCACCTTTCTGGGGGAGGTGGGAATACAAATATTAATCACAACCACTCAATACATAAAGATATTATTGAATATCTTTCATGTTATAGGCAGGGGTGATATAAACATGTTTCACACCCAGTAAGCACTGGCCCCAGCAGAACGTTCTCTCCGGTGCCAGGCAGTGTGCCACCAGCTTTGCATATGTTATCTGATGCCAGGCAGTGTGCCACCGGCTTTGTATATGTTATCTGATGCCAGGCAGTGTGCCACCGGCTTTGCATATGTTATCTGATGCCAGGCAGTGTACCACCAGCTTTGCATATGTTATCTGATGCCAGGCAGTGTACCACCGGCTTTGCATATGTTATCTGATGCCAGGCAGTGTGCCACCAGCTTTGCATATGTTATGATGCCAGGCAGTGTGCCACCAGCTTTGCATATGTTATCTCCTCTATTTAACCTTCAAAACAGCCTTAGGAGGTGGGTAACACGACCCCATCTGACAGGGTTAAAGATGGTAGCTAAACTGCTCTGGAaagtgaaggggtggcctgcccctccacacctgtgggtatttctagtcgggtgggatgagagactgagaaaagaaataaggcacagagacaaagtatagagaaacaacagtgggcccaggggaccgtcgctcagcataccaaggacctgcaccggcaccagtctctgagttttctcagtttttattgattattattttcattattttagcaaaaaggaatgtagtaggagagcagggtgataataaggagaaggtcagcaagaaacatgtgagcaaaagaatctgtgtcataattaagttcaagggaagatactatgcctggatgtgcacgtaggccagatttatgtttctctccacccaaacatctcagcagagtaaagaataataaagcagcattgctgcaaacatgtctcaCCTCCCGCCACAGGGTGgtttttctcctgtctcagaattgaacaaatgtacaatcgggttttatactgagacattcagttcccaggggcaggcaggagacagtggccttcctctatctcaactgcaagaggagatcctcttttactaatccacctcagcacagaccctttacgggtgtcagcctgggggacggtcaggtctttgtCATCCCacaaggccatatttcagactatacATGGGGAGAAAGCTTGGACAATAAcctgctttcaagggcagaggtccctgcggctttccacagtgcattgtgcccctggtttattgagactagagaatggcgatgacttctaccaagtatactgcttgtaaacattttgttaacaaggcacgtcctgcacagccctagatcccttaaaccttgattttatacaacacatgtttttatgagctcaaggttggggcaaagttacaaattaacaacatctcagcaaagcttgtttaaagtacaggtctttttcaaaatggagtctcatgtctttcctttctacagagacacagtgacagtctgatcGCTCCTTCTTTTCcctggaaagaaaaatactttattatttgttGATTAGATAAGACATTCATATGATTTGAAATGGAAAGGTACGAAAAGGTTCACCATAAAATGCCTTTCTCCcctggctgtgcccccacccagtTCTCTCCACACATGTAACCCGTGAGATTGTCTCTTGTGTGTAATTTTCTGCACATGAAATGTACATACGGAAGCAAATATATGTGACTATTtcatcctcctctttttttttttttttttttttgagacagtttcgctcttgttgcccaggttggagtgtagtgctgcgatctcagatcaccacaacctccgcctcccaggttcaggcgattctcctgcctcagcctcctgagtagctgggattacaggcacgcaccaccatgcccggctcattttgtgtttttagtaaagacgggatttctccatgttggtcaggctggtctcaaactcccgatctcaggtgatccacctgcctctgcctcccaaagtgctgggatgacaggtgtgagccactgcgcccagccctgattTTCATCTTACTGTTCTCCATTTGCAGGTGAAAATGGAGGTTTCCTCCTCCTGCGGCTGAGTGTGGCTTCCCCGGAAGACCTCACTGACCCCAGAGTGGCAGAAAGGCTGATGCAGCAGGTGAGTGGGCACTTTCCGGGCCAGGGGAGTAGAGGAAGGGGCGAGGTTCGCAGGGGCTGCAGGGAAGACCCGCAGGACACAGAAGAGCAGCTACCGCGCTTGGAAGGGAGTCTCGTTTCTTACGGAGAATTGGGAGCTGAATCTGAGGatctctgcctggctttgcttctgcctgccttctccgagttcttcatttccttctctgcAATGTAAACATGTGACTCCTAGAGCCCCCAGTTTCTTCTGGTCCTTGGAAGCTTGGCCTTCTGGCCTCTGAGGCAAAGGTCAGTGATACTGATGGGAGGGTAGGTCGGACTCTTGGTTGCAAGTGGCAGAAACCCAAGTCAGGGCagtttatgcaaaaaaaaaaaaaaaaaaaaaaaggcaaggtcTGAGAAACCTACAAGTGTCTCTTCAGCTTCAGTACGGCTGGATCCAGCAGCTCCAGCGCCATCACAgggactttctctttctttccctgtctTAGCTTTACTCCCTTCATTCTTCAGAGTCTTTCTTCATGTGTATGAAAAGGCAGCCTTGTTAGCCATAGATTCACAAGGGACTTCCATctccccacattttcttttcttttttctttttctttctttctttttgttttttgagacgaagtctcgctctgtcgcccaggctggagtgcagtggtgcgatctcagctcactgcaagctccgcctcctgggttcacgccattctcctgcctcagcctcccaagtagctgggactacaggcgcccgccaccacgcccaactaatttttatgtttttttttttagtagagacggggtttcaccgtgttagccagaatagtctcaatctcctgacctcgtgatccacccgtcttggcctcccaaagtgctgggattacagacatgagccaccgcacccggccccctcTCCCCAAATTTTCATGTCATCTGGGGAAGTGCAGGTCTCCATGGCCTGCAAGGGTCACCATGACTGACAACCCAGTCAGGATCCCATAGAGGAAGGATGAGCCCCAAGAAAATAGGGAGGCTAGGCAGAAAAAACCGCAGAGATGTATACTCTAGATGAGGACCATGATTGGGATGTATTTGTACAAGTTGGGAAAATTCTCCTAAAACCCACTGGATAGAACTTCCAATGGTAAAGTTCCGGGGTCAGGGTTTTGAGGATGGGGATGGTGTGGCTTGTTGGAGGTTAGACTGGGTCAGCTCAGTGCAGATGTCACGGGCCTGGCCTCACTGAGGGGTGGGTTGTTCTCCTAATGTGTGGTACAAAGTAGCAGATGGGGCATGATGGGAAGTGTCTAAGCTCTGCTCACAGATGTAACCGTGAAAACAGGCCCAGTGCACAGTCTAATGTGGATTGCCTCTTTGACAGTGCCCTTGCTAATACCTGAAGCTTGCATTCAGCACCTCTCACAGTCAATGGGACAGTGCCCTTGCTAATACCTGAAGCTTGCATTCAGCACCTCTCACAGTCAATGGGTGCCACACTGCTGAAAAGTGGCTCAGGCTTCCTGTCATCCCTTGCAAGGGTAAACCTGGCAGAGATGCTGGCTGGGGGTCTTATGCCAGGTGTAGAGTTCATAGCCAGGCTGGACAGGTGGAATGATTGCCCTTAGCAGAGGGAAGCAAGATATGTCCGTGGAGAGTGGGATCCTTTGTTGCAGGCGAAAGAAAACCTCTGTCTGTCGTAAGTAAAAGGGGGATTTGTTGGCAGCGTCCCAGAGTGCATAGAATCAAAGCAATGCCAGGACAGCAGGCTTGGAAAATAGGCAGGAGGGCCCCCAGGAGCTCTGAGGTCCAGACAGTGGGATCAGGCTGGCTGGGACACTGTCCCTCTTGCTGGTCAGTCACTATTGGATGCTGCCACAGCCAAGGGGCATCACGTGGcctgcacacacattcacataggTTCTCGCTGCCTTTTTGTCTCACTGGACTTTTTGCTCCAGAGCCAAAGTCCTGAGTAGGAACATTTGATAGGCTGAGCTTAGCCCTTGTACTCCCATGAGCCCACAGCCAGGTGCCAGGGGACGGGAAGAAGGGATGTCTGTGTCCTTGGAGTTCTCTTAGCAGCAGTGAGGCCAATCGTGACTCCCACTGTGAGGAGTTCCCTAAACATGGCACGGGGGCTCGACACCCGATGGCCAAATAAGTGACAAATGCCCCCGGCATGTGATAATCAAAGTAGCGAGTGTGAATCCTTGTGGGAGAGGGAAGccaattgcttttgttttgttttgttttgttttgttttgttttgttttgttttctgagactgagtctcactctgtcatccaagctggagtgcagtggtgcgatcttggctcaccacaacctccgcctcccaggttcaagccattctcctgcctcaaccttctgagtagctgggattacaggcccgcaccaccatacctggctaatttttgtatttttagtagagatggagtttcaggtttcagcatcttggccaggctagtcttgaactcttgacctcatgatccacccacctcagcctcccaaagtgctgggattacaggcgttgagtcaTTGCGTCCGGCTGGgaagccagttttctttttctttttctttttctttctctttttcttttcttttcttttatttttcttgagacagattctcgctctgtcgtccaggctggagtgcaatggcacgatctcggctcactgcaacctccacctcccggattcaagcaattctcctgcctcaacctccctagtagctgggattacaggtgcacactaccactcctggctaatttttgtatttttagtagagatggggtttctccatgttggtcaggctggtctcgaactcctgacctcaggtgacccacctgcctctgcttcccaaagcactgggattattggcgtgagccaccgcacccggccgggaAGCCAGTTTTGAATCTCAGGTCTAAGCCCCCAAACCAGAAATGATTTCAGGAATCGGAAAGAAACCGCGAGATCAGGAGCAGGTCAAGCAGCTGAGGCGCAGGCACCAGGCCACATGGGGTTGGGCATCAGTTCTCGTCCGGGGACAGCCCAACAGTTTGGGCTCGGGGATTAGACAATGAGCTTAGGAACCAGCTAGATCTGGGTGTGAATTCTAGTTCccaactgtgtgatcttggataagtTATTCTATGCGACTTTCATCCCTTATAAAATGAGGATCCTAACACCTGCTTTATAAGGTTGCTGTGAGGTTTAGATGACATAATGTGTGTGAGGCACCAGCCTGTGTCCAGCATGTAGGAGGCCCAGGAAGGGTTGCCGTCCTCCGCATGCACTCTGCCCCAGTGTCCCTTCCTGTCCTCTGCCTCTGGCGAGCTCATGGGCCAGATGGGCTGAAAGGACAGCTGGCTCTTTTGCTCTCCAGCTCCACCGGGAACTCCACGCCCACGCGCCTCACTTCCAGGTCTCCTTACTGCGTGTCAGGAGAGGCTAACGGACATCAGCTGCAGCCAGGCATGTCCCGTATGCCAAAAGAGGGTGCTGCCCCTAGCCTGGGCCCCCACCGACAGACTGCAGCTGCGTTACTGTGCTGAGAGGTACCCAGAAGGTTCCCATGAAGGGCAGCATGTCCAAGCCCCTGACCCCAGATGTGGCAACAGGACCCTCGCTCACATCCACCGGAGTGTATGTGTGGGGAGGGGCTTCACCTGTTCCCAGAGGTGTCCTTGGACTCACCTTGGCACATGTTCTGTGTTTCAGTAAAGAGAGACCTGATCACCCATCTGTGTGCTTCCATCCTGCATTAAAATTCACTCAGTGTGGCCCAGAGGCTGTCTATTGATCTGCATGCTTTCGCCATTTTTATAGTACAGGGATTGTGTATAGTCTCACTGCTACCTCCTCCTTCTACTCCCCCAGGTCTTGGTTTGGACTTTGATGATAGCATTTACTGAGACGGGCCTGGAGCCTGTCGAACAGCCCGCTGCAGCAGGGCAGGGACCACCTTTGTTCATCTCAGTATCCCCTGAACTAGCAGAGTGTCTGGCCTGCAGTGGGATCGCAGAGAATGTGGAATTGacctaaatttaaatttcaagttCTGGACACAAGCCTCAATTATTCCTCTTATATGTTATAACTTAcatgctattatttttttaaaaaattaatatggtttactttttattataaaagtaaaacttggccaggctcagtggctcacgcctgtaatcccagcactttgggaggccgaggccggtggatcacgaggtcaggagtttgagactagcctggccaacatggtgaaaccccgtctctactaaaaacacgaaaattagctgggtgtggtggcaggtgcctgtaatcccagctacccaggaggctgagacgggagaatcacttgaacccgggaggcagaggttgcagtgacccaagatcctaccactgcaccccagcctgggcaaaagggcaagactctgtctcataaataaataaatttaaaataaaagtaaaacttgtttatgatttcaaaattttgaaatattccaAAGACCAAGCAAAGTAAGAagtgggaagaggagaaagaaaaacttttctaTAATCCCACCTCTTAGATACAacgatttattttttaaaattgagacagggtctcactctcacccaaactgcagtgcagtggtgcgaccatggctcactgcagcctccacctcccagctccagtgatcctcccacctcagcctcctgaggagctgggaccacagctggctaatttttgtactttgttttgtaaaaaaggggctttaccatgttgagcaggttgg is a genomic window containing:
- the MUC20 gene encoding mucin-20 isoform a precursor (isoform a precursor is encoded by transcript variant 1) yields the protein MGCLWGLALPLFFFCWEVGVSGSSAGPSTRRADTAMTTDDTEVPAMTLAPGHAALETQTLSAETSSRASTPAGPIPEAETRGAKRISPARETRSFTKTSPNFMVLIATSVETSAASGSPEGAGMTTVQTITGSDPREAIFDTLCTDDSSEEAKTLTMDILTLAHTSTEAKGLSSESSASSDSPHPVITPSRASESSASSDGPHPVITPSRASESSASSDGPHPVITPSRASESSASSDGPHPVITPSRASESSASSDGPHPVITPSRASESSASSDGPHPVITPSRASESSASSDGPHPVITPSRASESSASSDGPHPVITPSRASESSASSDGPHPVITPSRASESSASSDGLHPVITPSRASESSASSDGPHPVITPSRASESSASSDGPHPVITPSWSPGSDVTLLAEALVTVTNIEVINCSITEIETTTSSIPGASDTDLIPTEGVKASSTSDPPALPDSTEAKPHITEVTASAETLSTAGTTESAAPDATVGTPLPTNSATEREVTAPGATTLSGALVTVSRNPLEETSALSVETPSYVKVSGAAPVSIEAGSAVGKTTSFAGSSASSYSPSEAALKNFTPSETPTMDIATKGPFPTSRDPLPSVPPTTTNSSRGTNSTLAKITTSAKTTMKPPTATPTTARTRPTTDVSAGENGGFLLLRLSVASPEDLTDPRVAERLMQQLHRELHAHAPHFQVSLLRVRRG